In the Theobroma cacao cultivar B97-61/B2 chromosome 1, Criollo_cocoa_genome_V2, whole genome shotgun sequence genome, one interval contains:
- the LOC18610757 gene encoding pathogenesis-related protein 5 isoform X1, giving the protein MARFSCHYHSFITFLSFILVLFLEGVTAATFTFINKCDYTVWPGILANPGSPKLESTGFELTKGSSRSFQAPTGWAGRFWGRTGCNFDDSGHGSCATGDCGSGEVECNGAGAIPPATLAEFTLGSGSQDFYDVSLVDGYNLPMIVEGSGGSGECAITGCVSDLNKKCPSELRIDGGGACKSACDAFGNPEYCCSGAFNSPAACKPSMYSEVFKSACPKSYSYAFDDATSTFTCTGADYSITFCPNVPSLKSSKDPSPKTTGTTDESGSVQDPMQAAELASQWLANLATGDSTRTQPFSPTQSGFAVIIFVVLSFLYL; this is encoded by the exons ATGGCTCGGTTCTCCTGTCATTACCATTCTTTTATCACGTTCTTGAGCTTCATTCTCGTCTTGTTTCTTGAAG GTGTTACGGCTGCCACTTTCACATTCATCAACAAATGCGATTACACAGTATGGCCAGGGATTCTAGCCAATCCTGGAAGTCCAAAACTGGAAAGTACAGGCTTTGAGCTCACCAAAGGCAGCTCTCGTTCCTTCCAAGCTCCTACTGGCTGGGCAGGTCGTTTCTGGGGCAGAACAGGCTGCAATTTCGATGACTCCGGCCACGGTTCTTGCGCCACAGGTGACTGCGGCTCCGGCGAAGTCGAATGCAATGGAGCTGGCGCCATCCCTCCGGCCACCTTAGCCGAGTTTACACTCGGTTCAGGATCGCAGGACTTCTATGACGTGAGCCTGGTTGATGGTTATAATTTGCCTATGATTGTGGAAGGAAGTGGAGGCTCAGGAGAGTGTGCCATTACTGGTTGTGTGTCGGATTTGAATAAAAAGTGCCCCTCTGAGCTGAGAATTGATGGCGGCGGAGCCTGTAAGAGCGCCTGCGACGCCTTCGGGAACCCGGAGTACTGTTGTAGCGGCGCCTTCAATAGTCCGGCTGCTTGTAAGCCATCCATGTATTCAGAAGTGTTCAAATCAGCTTGCCCCAAATCCTATAGCTATGCTTTCGATGATGCCACCAGCACTTTCACTTGCACTGGTGCTGATTACTCCATCACTTTCTGTCCCAATGTTCCAAG CTTGAAATCTTCAAAGGATCCTTCTCCAAAGACAACAGGAACAACAGATGAATCAGGGTCGGTCCAAGACCCGATGCAGGCGGCTGAACTGGCCAGTCAATGGCTTGCAAATTTGGCTACCGGAGACTCAACCAGAACCCAACCATTTTCCCCAACCCAATCTGGTTTTGCTGTAATCATTTTTGTTGTCCTCTCATTCCTGTACTTGTAG
- the LOC18610757 gene encoding pathogenesis-related protein 5 isoform X2 → MARFSCHYHSFITFLSFILVLFLEGVTAATFTFINKCDYTVWPGILANPGSPKLESTGFELTKGSSRSFQAPTGWAGRFWGRTGCNFDDSGHGSCATGDCGSGEVECNGAGAIPPATLAEFTLGSGSQDFYDVSLVDGYNLPMIVEGSGGSGECAITGCVSDLNKKCPSELRIDGGGACKSACDAFGNPEYCCSGAFNSPAACKPSMYSEVFKSACPKSYSYAFDDATSTFTCTGADYSITFCPNVPRVNPDAA, encoded by the exons ATGGCTCGGTTCTCCTGTCATTACCATTCTTTTATCACGTTCTTGAGCTTCATTCTCGTCTTGTTTCTTGAAG GTGTTACGGCTGCCACTTTCACATTCATCAACAAATGCGATTACACAGTATGGCCAGGGATTCTAGCCAATCCTGGAAGTCCAAAACTGGAAAGTACAGGCTTTGAGCTCACCAAAGGCAGCTCTCGTTCCTTCCAAGCTCCTACTGGCTGGGCAGGTCGTTTCTGGGGCAGAACAGGCTGCAATTTCGATGACTCCGGCCACGGTTCTTGCGCCACAGGTGACTGCGGCTCCGGCGAAGTCGAATGCAATGGAGCTGGCGCCATCCCTCCGGCCACCTTAGCCGAGTTTACACTCGGTTCAGGATCGCAGGACTTCTATGACGTGAGCCTGGTTGATGGTTATAATTTGCCTATGATTGTGGAAGGAAGTGGAGGCTCAGGAGAGTGTGCCATTACTGGTTGTGTGTCGGATTTGAATAAAAAGTGCCCCTCTGAGCTGAGAATTGATGGCGGCGGAGCCTGTAAGAGCGCCTGCGACGCCTTCGGGAACCCGGAGTACTGTTGTAGCGGCGCCTTCAATAGTCCGGCTGCTTGTAAGCCATCCATGTATTCAGAAGTGTTCAAATCAGCTTGCCCCAAATCCTATAGCTATGCTTTCGATGATGCCACCAGCACTTTCACTTGCACTGGTGCTGATTACTCCATCACTTTCTGTCCCAATGTTCCAAG GGTTAATCCCGATGCAGCTTGA